One window of Delphinus delphis chromosome 12, mDelDel1.2, whole genome shotgun sequence genomic DNA carries:
- the RFX8 gene encoding LOW QUALITY PROTEIN: DNA-binding protein RFX8 (The sequence of the model RefSeq protein was modified relative to this genomic sequence to represent the inferred CDS: deleted 2 bases in 2 codons; substituted 1 base at 1 genomic stop codon), whose amino-acid sequence MYETXVETCGQNAQSQVNPATFGKGDNHSPNKTDPVGSPLSEFGRSAFWEQELAEKFSYRRMAFLADEYCNYCQDILQNVEDSLTSFWKSLQQDTVTLVSLPDVCQLLRCYDGQPYKGIEDVLLHDFLEDASIQHLKSVQLFSKKFKLRLLTASEGPPALLQTSKLREVTVFVKRLRRKTYLSNMAKTMRTVLRNSRRVGILQLDLHAIMHQGALDISQQALTSNPGGTDDLEGNTEMKCLSTLISLLGTSTDLSVFLNCLSSSLQTFVFQPSRSKAEFIRLAASFQLRWNFLLTAVSKAMTLWHRDSFGNLPWLLNCAFSDIVSRAGSILFFSISRLSWTKKWVLRGHPDLTFRNKT is encoded by the exons GGTGACAATCATTCGCCGAATAAGACAGACCCAGTTGGGTCGCCTTTGTCGGAATTCGGGAGAAGTGCATTCTGGGAGCAGGAACTGGCAGAGAAG TTCTCCTACAGAAGA ATGGCCTTTCTCGCTGACGAATACTGCAACTATTGTCAAGACATTTTACAGAAC GTGGAGGACTCGCTCACGTCCTTCTGGAAATCTCTGCAGCAGGACACCGTCACGCTCGTGTCATTGCCTGACGTGTGCCAGCTCCTTAGATGCTACGACGGGCAGCCGTACAAA GGAATTGAGGACGTTCTCCTTCATGACTTTTTGGAAGATGCTTCTATTCAGCATCTGAAATCTGTCCAGTTGTTTAGTAAGAAGTTTAAACTGCGGTTGCTCACTGCTTCGGAAGGTCCTCCAGCC CTCTTACAGACCTCCAAGCTCAGAG AAGTTACTGTGTTTGTCAAAAGACTAAGAAGAAAGACATACCTTTCCAACATGGCAAAG ACCATGAGAACGGTGCTGAGAAACAGCAGGAGAGTCGGCATCCTGCAGCTGGATCTACACGCCATCATGCATCAGGGCGCCTTGGATATTTCCCAGCAAGCCCTGACGAGTAACCCGGGCGGCACTGACGACCTGGAGGGGAACACAGAGATGAAAT GTTTGAGCACTTTAATTTCTTTGCTGGGGACATCAACAGACCTCAGTGTATTCCTGAATTGTCTGTCTTCAAGCCTCCAAACATTTGTCTTCCAG CCGAGCAGAAGCAAAGCGGAGTTTATCAGGTTGGCCGCCAGCTTCCAGCTGAGATGGAATTTCCTCCTCACGGCCGTGAGCAAAGCTATGACCCTCTGGCACAGAGACAGCTTCG GAAACCTCCCCTGGCTTTTGAATTGTGCGTTTTCAGACATCGTGAGCAGAGCAGGAAGCAtcctctttttctccatctcccGACTGAGCTGGACCAAGAAATGGGTTCTTCGGGGGCACCCGGATTTAACCTTCAGGAATAAGACTTGA